Proteins co-encoded in one Pseudomonas beijingensis genomic window:
- a CDS encoding LysM peptidoglycan-binding domain-containing protein — MRKSLLALLLLASAGIAHGQVQLREGFPQQYTVMTGDTLWDISGKYLREPWKWPELWQANPQIENPHLIYPGDTLSLVYVNGQPRLTLNRGASRGTIKLSPRIRSSPVADAIPSIPLQAINSFLLSNRIVDTPEDFDKAPYVVAGNAERVLSGMGDRVFARGTFDSNQSAYGIFRQGKVYTDPETKEFLGINADDIGGGEVVATEGDVTTLVLQRTTQEVRLGDRLFSGEERSINSTFMPSAPKSDINGLILDVPRGVTQIGALDVVTLNKGRRDGLIEGNVLAVMKTGETVRDRITGAPVKIPDERAGLLMVFRTYDKLSYGLVLYASRSLSVLDKVRNP, encoded by the coding sequence ATGAGGAAATCACTACTCGCCCTGCTGCTCCTGGCCTCGGCCGGTATCGCGCACGGGCAAGTGCAACTTCGGGAAGGTTTTCCCCAGCAATACACGGTGATGACGGGGGACACATTGTGGGACATTTCCGGCAAATACCTGCGCGAGCCGTGGAAATGGCCCGAGCTCTGGCAGGCCAACCCGCAGATCGAAAACCCCCACCTGATCTATCCGGGCGACACCCTGTCGCTGGTCTACGTCAACGGCCAACCGCGCCTGACCCTCAATCGCGGCGCCTCGCGCGGCACCATCAAGCTGTCGCCGCGCATTCGCAGTTCGCCGGTGGCCGATGCCATCCCGAGCATTCCGCTGCAAGCCATCAACAGTTTCCTGCTGAGCAACCGCATCGTCGACACGCCTGAAGATTTCGACAAAGCGCCCTACGTCGTCGCCGGCAATGCCGAGCGGGTGCTCAGCGGCATGGGGGATCGGGTCTTTGCCCGTGGCACATTCGACTCGAACCAGTCGGCCTATGGCATCTTCCGCCAGGGCAAGGTCTACACCGACCCCGAGACCAAGGAATTTCTGGGCATCAACGCCGACGACATCGGCGGCGGCGAAGTGGTCGCCACCGAGGGCGATGTCACCACCCTGGTCCTGCAACGCACCACTCAGGAAGTGCGCCTGGGTGATCGCCTGTTCAGCGGCGAAGAGCGTTCGATCAACTCGACCTTCATGCCCAGCGCGCCGAAATCGGACATCAACGGCTTGATCCTCGACGTGCCCCGGGGCGTGACCCAGATCGGCGCGCTGGACGTGGTCACCCTGAACAAGGGCCGCCGTGATGGCCTGATCGAAGGTAACGTGCTGGCGGTGATGAAGACCGGTGAAACCGTACGCGACCGCATCACCGGCGCGCCGGTGAAAATCCCCGATGAACGGGCCGGCCTGCTGATGGTATTCCGCACTTACGACAAACTCAGCTACGGCCTGGTGCTGTACGCCTCACGCTCGCTGTCGGTGCTCGATAAGGTCCGTAATCCATAA
- the def gene encoding peptide deformylase produces the protein MAILNILEFPDPRLRTIAKPVAVVDDEVRQLVDDMFETMYEAPGIGLAATQVNVHKRIVVMDLSEDRSEPRVFINPEFETLTDEMDQYQEGCLSVPGFYENVDRPQKVKIKALDRDGQPYELIAEGLLAVCIQHECDHLNGKLFVDYLSTLKRDRIKKKLEKLHRQNA, from the coding sequence ATGGCCATTTTGAACATTCTCGAATTTCCGGACCCGCGCCTGCGCACTATCGCCAAACCGGTGGCCGTAGTGGACGACGAAGTGCGTCAGTTGGTCGACGACATGTTTGAAACAATGTATGAGGCGCCAGGCATCGGCCTCGCCGCGACCCAGGTCAACGTGCACAAGCGTATCGTCGTGATGGACCTATCCGAAGACCGCAGCGAGCCCCGGGTGTTCATCAACCCCGAGTTCGAAACCCTGACCGATGAGATGGACCAGTACCAGGAAGGCTGCCTTTCGGTGCCGGGCTTCTACGAAAACGTCGACCGTCCGCAGAAGGTCAAGATCAAGGCCTTGGACCGTGACGGCCAGCCTTATGAACTGATCGCCGAAGGCTTGCTGGCGGTGTGCATCCAGCACGAGTGCGACCACCTCAACGGCAAGCTGTTCGTGGATTACCTGTCCACCCTCAAGCGTGACCGGATCAAGAAAAAACTGGAAAAACTTCATCGCCAGAATGCTTGA
- a CDS encoding NADPH:quinone reductase: protein MAKRIQFSSHGGPEVLEYVGYQPAEPGPQQVRVSNKAIGLNFIDTYYRSGLYPPPTLPSGLGAEGAGVVEAIGSGVTRFKVGDRVAYGSGPLGAYSDVHVLPEANLVHLPESISFEQAAGVMLKGLTVQYLLRQTYELKGRETILFHAAAGGVGSLACQWAKALGVKLIGTVSSPEKAAIAKSHGAWETIDYSKENVAQRVLELTDGKKVPVVYDGVGKDTWLTSLDSVAPRGLVVSFGNASGAVDGVNLGILSAKGSLYVTRPTLATYANNAENLQRMADELFGMIASGKITVDINQRYPLAEAAKAQAELSARRTTGSTILLP from the coding sequence ATGGCCAAACGTATCCAGTTCAGTTCCCACGGTGGTCCCGAAGTGCTTGAGTATGTGGGTTATCAGCCTGCCGAGCCGGGCCCGCAGCAGGTGCGCGTCAGCAACAAGGCGATCGGCCTGAACTTCATCGACACCTACTACCGCAGCGGTCTGTATCCGCCACCGACGCTGCCTTCGGGCCTGGGCGCCGAGGGCGCGGGTGTGGTCGAGGCCATCGGTTCGGGCGTTACGCGGTTCAAGGTCGGCGACCGGGTGGCGTACGGCAGCGGCCCGCTGGGGGCCTACAGCGATGTGCATGTGTTGCCCGAAGCCAATCTGGTGCACCTGCCCGAATCCATCAGTTTCGAACAGGCCGCCGGCGTGATGCTCAAGGGCCTGACCGTGCAATACCTGTTACGCCAGACCTATGAACTCAAGGGCCGAGAAACCATTCTGTTCCACGCCGCCGCCGGTGGCGTGGGCTCATTGGCCTGCCAGTGGGCCAAGGCCTTGGGCGTGAAGCTGATCGGCACCGTCAGTTCGCCGGAAAAAGCCGCCATCGCCAAATCCCACGGCGCCTGGGAAACCATCGACTACAGCAAGGAAAACGTCGCACAGCGCGTGCTGGAATTGACTGACGGCAAGAAGGTGCCCGTGGTGTACGACGGGGTTGGCAAGGACACCTGGTTGACCTCCCTGGACAGCGTCGCCCCCCGGGGTCTGGTGGTGAGCTTCGGCAATGCCTCGGGTGCGGTGGACGGTGTGAACCTGGGGATTCTCTCGGCCAAGGGCTCGCTGTACGTCACCCGCCCGACCCTGGCGACTTACGCCAACAATGCGGAAAACCTGCAGCGCATGGCCGATGAACTGTTCGGAATGATCGCCAGCGGCAAGATCACGGTGGACATCAACCAGCGTTATCCACTGGCGGAAGCGGCCAAGGCCCAGGCCGAACTGTCGGCGCGGCGCACGACCGGTTCGACCATTCTTCTGCCTTGA
- a CDS encoding L-threonylcarbamoyladenylate synthase has product MVNSWRVQQAAREIRAGAVIAYPTEAVWGLGCDPWNEEAVERLLAIKSRLPDKGLILVADNIHQFDFLFEDFPETWMDRMASTWPGPNTWLVPHQNLLPEWITGVHDTVALRVSDHPTVRDLCSLVGPLVSTSANPQGRPAARTRIRVEQYFRGQIDLVLGGNLGGRKNPSVIRDLASGKVVRPD; this is encoded by the coding sequence ATGGTCAACAGTTGGCGTGTGCAACAAGCCGCGCGAGAAATTCGCGCCGGGGCGGTGATTGCCTATCCAACCGAAGCGGTCTGGGGCCTGGGTTGTGACCCGTGGAACGAGGAGGCGGTGGAGCGCCTGCTGGCGATCAAGTCGCGGCTGCCCGACAAAGGCCTGATCCTGGTGGCTGACAACATCCACCAGTTCGACTTTCTGTTCGAAGACTTCCCCGAAACCTGGATGGACCGCATGGCCAGCACCTGGCCGGGGCCCAATACCTGGTTGGTCCCGCACCAGAACCTGCTGCCGGAATGGATCACCGGCGTGCACGACACCGTTGCCCTGCGGGTCAGCGATCATCCCACCGTGCGCGACTTGTGCTCGTTGGTCGGGCCACTGGTGTCCACCTCGGCCAACCCCCAAGGACGCCCGGCGGCGCGCACGCGGATTCGCGTCGAGCAGTATTTCCGCGGGCAGATCGACCTAGTGCTAGGCGGCAACCTGGGCGGGCGCAAGAACCCCAGCGTGATTCGTGACCTGGCGAGTGGGAAAGTAGTACGGCCGGACTGA
- the dprA gene encoding DNA-processing protein DprA, with protein MSLPESAPVSPAELEARLRLHRLPELGPKRFMTLMEAFGSASKAISAPASAWRALGLPLVCAEARRNPDVRDGAAHALAWLERAGQHLLMWDQPDYPALLAQISDAPPLLFVAGDASILEKPQLAMVGSRRASRPGMDTAAAFSRSLAGAGFVITSGLALGIDAAAHQAALDVGGRTVGVLGTGLENFYPQRNRRLADAMIAQGSAVLSEFPLDAPPHASNFPRRNRIISGLSLGVLVVEASVASGSLITARLAAEQGREVYAIPGSIHHPGARGCHQLIRDGAALVETVEHILEALRGWQRLPLASVPEPVTHPLLRLLHAAPLSSEALADASGWGLPKVLAALTELEMEGRASCDNGRWFAR; from the coding sequence ATGTCATTACCTGAATCTGCTCCGGTTTCCCCTGCGGAACTGGAGGCCCGGCTACGCCTTCACCGCTTGCCGGAACTCGGTCCCAAGCGTTTCATGACCCTGATGGAGGCCTTCGGCTCGGCCTCCAAAGCCATCAGTGCACCGGCCAGTGCCTGGCGTGCATTGGGCTTGCCGCTGGTCTGCGCCGAGGCCCGGCGCAACCCGGATGTGCGTGACGGGGCCGCCCATGCATTGGCCTGGCTAGAGCGTGCGGGCCAGCATTTATTGATGTGGGACCAACCCGACTACCCGGCGCTGCTGGCGCAAATCAGCGACGCGCCGCCGCTGCTGTTTGTCGCCGGCGACGCCTCGATCCTGGAAAAACCCCAGCTGGCGATGGTCGGCAGTCGACGGGCATCGCGGCCAGGCATGGACACCGCGGCGGCGTTTTCCCGCAGCCTGGCCGGGGCCGGTTTTGTCATCACCAGCGGCCTGGCCTTGGGCATCGATGCGGCGGCCCATCAGGCCGCGCTGGATGTTGGCGGACGTACCGTCGGTGTGTTGGGCACTGGCCTGGAAAATTTTTATCCACAGCGCAATCGTCGGCTGGCGGACGCGATGATTGCCCAAGGCAGCGCGGTGCTGTCGGAGTTCCCGTTGGACGCGCCGCCCCACGCCAGCAATTTTCCGCGACGCAACCGGATCATCAGCGGCTTGTCCCTGGGGGTGCTGGTGGTAGAAGCCAGTGTCGCCAGCGGCTCGCTGATCACCGCTCGCCTGGCGGCGGAGCAGGGCCGCGAGGTTTATGCGATTCCTGGATCGATCCATCATCCCGGCGCCCGAGGCTGCCATCAGCTGATCCGCGACGGTGCGGCGCTGGTGGAAACCGTCGAGCACATCCTCGAAGCATTGCGCGGTTGGCAGCGGTTGCCGCTGGCTTCGGTGCCCGAGCCCGTGACCCATCCGCTGCTGCGCCTACTGCATGCCGCGCCCCTGAGCAGCGAGGCGTTGGCCGACGCCAGCGGCTGGGGCTTGCCCAAAGTGCTGGCGGCGTTGACCGAGCTGGAGATGGAAGGACGCGCCAGCTGTGACAACGGACGTTGGTTTGCACGCTAG